One Thiocapsa bogorovii DNA segment encodes these proteins:
- a CDS encoding trypsin-like peptidase domain-containing protein, with protein sequence MSWTPSGPWNSRFRTALDGAFDEGSFTLLLKDYFGEDFAKISPAGFGKTFAFRVQEVLDNARMEDWLLDLVVAARERRPKNAALASIAEALGLTIAGPRLSNTTGKTLEEVIRDNARFINPAVFTERLPRLEGQVCRIDIPGGGGTGFLVAADLVLTNYHVVARIRNGEARAEDVKLRFDYRQALDGSVPTRKNPVTVSLATDWLADSKPPSEFDWEPALGEAGESESDYAILRLAEAIGDLPVGGDTVDVQAEPRGFIDTAGDVPALAAGNQVFLLQHPRGEPLQLAVGAVVGFNQAGTRVRYDANSKGGSSGSPVLDADLRLVALHHARDPAEPPKWNQAIPFSVVKKIWKLPSQEA encoded by the coding sequence ATGAGCTGGACACCGAGCGGCCCCTGGAATTCACGGTTTAGGACGGCGCTCGACGGCGCCTTCGATGAGGGCTCGTTCACGCTGCTACTCAAAGACTACTTCGGAGAGGATTTTGCGAAGATCTCCCCAGCGGGGTTTGGAAAAACCTTCGCTTTTCGTGTGCAGGAGGTGCTGGACAATGCCCGCATGGAGGACTGGCTGCTCGACCTCGTGGTGGCCGCCCGCGAGCGCCGCCCCAAGAACGCCGCGCTCGCCTCCATTGCCGAGGCCCTGGGACTCACCATCGCGGGACCAAGGCTCTCCAACACGACGGGCAAGACGCTCGAGGAAGTCATCAGGGACAACGCGCGATTTATCAATCCCGCGGTCTTCACCGAGCGCCTGCCGCGGCTCGAGGGCCAGGTGTGCCGGATCGATATCCCCGGCGGCGGTGGCACCGGGTTTCTTGTCGCCGCCGACCTGGTCCTCACCAACTATCATGTCGTCGCGCGCATCCGCAACGGTGAGGCGCGGGCCGAGGACGTCAAACTTCGCTTCGACTACCGACAGGCACTCGACGGCTCGGTGCCGACTAGGAAGAACCCGGTAACGGTGAGTCTCGCGACTGATTGGCTGGCGGACTCCAAGCCGCCGAGCGAATTCGATTGGGAGCCGGCCCTCGGCGAGGCGGGCGAGAGCGAAAGCGACTACGCGATCCTCCGCCTCGCGGAGGCGATCGGCGACCTGCCGGTCGGCGGCGACACGGTTGATGTGCAGGCCGAGCCGCGTGGCTTCATCGACACGGCGGGCGATGTCCCCGCGCTCGCCGCCGGCAACCAGGTGTTCCTGCTTCAGCACCCGCGGGGCGAGCCGCTGCAGCTCGCCGTTGGCGCCGTCGTGGGCTTTAACCAGGCCGGTACCCGCGTGCGCTACGACGCAAATAGCAAGGGTGGCTCGTCGGGCTCTCCCGTGCTCGACGCCGACCTTAGGCTCGTGGCGCTGCACCACGCGCGTGACCCCGCCGAGCCGCCGAAGTGGAACCAGGCGATCCCGTTTTCGGTGGTCAAGAAGATCTGGAAGCTACCCTCGCAGGAGGCCTGA
- a CDS encoding AAA family ATPase, with amino-acid sequence MIEALAANPAREQSALQRGFERLLQPGPYALESLSRDELASLHTVLEWLAGILDGLPAPGAIDKALHRHDLLAPMRRLTAAGFVGRDEELARLEQFVAGPPPGAPLFVHGPGGVGKSTLLAQFILDQVETQDLLIAYLDVDRPTIRPELPQTFLLDALGQLQSQLEVPKLYFESTAKELEYELRRYEGQRSFESVNVAGAGAEVFGDRLTEWAKGRTVLIVVDTFEEVQFFGPDVTESFLSFAFELQKRAPNARVLLSGRTLPNEYIARVAGQLLHQPRESPDDPLPLDRIPEAKRPITLDVLDDESARRLLANSIAASGMAALPERDLDDIVRVVSRNPMCLKLAARLLRDEGVDALAKDRAALLTKLRAEKIQALLYGRILLHLHADDVRKVAYPGLVVRRIDAAVVEQVLAEPCGLEFKDGLTPASIVSDLAQEAALVEVDPIDGSLRHRPDVRRAMLEDLTDHVEASVVETIDKNAVKHYAKQDTDDVIARAEEIYHRLRLRQAWRTISPRWTDQAGSRLKGALDELAAEQRLWLAERLGVTLDARARQSADQSAWEAQVERSANRYLKGQAPLDALKVLQERSARLPRSALFGIESDVYRFLSEPDRALAVARRGVESATADGAIDMALELLLRMVVIDEGRGSLAAAEATLKEARAVAVHSSSRLLRFRVAVTALRLHRQLHPKAREERAVLRRDARAMLDNEMLRRLRERPVLLREAAAELAKDEPRLAAAAIEILGIEVASDSQAESFGRAIAHAAAEKKLPQGQTLDDALQAVKESNFDPRAVRQVATEVLTGRDTRKLGSELSKIEAGHVVLRGFRDYFRAGVADSLSIDPSKRRSR; translated from the coding sequence ATGATCGAGGCACTCGCGGCCAACCCCGCGCGCGAGCAAAGTGCCCTGCAGCGCGGCTTCGAGCGCCTGCTTCAGCCGGGGCCCTATGCGCTCGAATCGCTCTCGCGTGATGAGCTCGCCTCGCTGCACACGGTGCTGGAATGGCTCGCGGGCATACTGGATGGACTGCCGGCCCCGGGGGCGATAGACAAGGCACTGCATAGACACGACCTCTTGGCGCCGATGCGCCGCCTGACAGCCGCCGGCTTCGTGGGCCGCGACGAGGAGCTTGCCCGCCTCGAGCAGTTCGTGGCAGGTCCGCCGCCCGGGGCGCCGCTGTTCGTGCACGGTCCCGGCGGAGTCGGAAAGTCCACGCTGCTCGCCCAATTCATCCTCGATCAGGTCGAGACGCAGGATCTGCTGATTGCCTACCTTGATGTGGACCGCCCGACTATTCGGCCCGAGCTTCCGCAAACCTTCTTGCTGGATGCACTGGGCCAGCTGCAGTCCCAGCTCGAGGTACCCAAGCTTTACTTTGAGAGTACAGCCAAGGAACTCGAGTACGAGCTACGGCGATACGAGGGGCAACGTAGTTTCGAGTCCGTCAACGTTGCCGGGGCGGGGGCGGAGGTCTTCGGCGATAGGCTGACCGAGTGGGCAAAGGGACGCACCGTGCTGATCGTGGTCGACACCTTCGAAGAGGTGCAGTTCTTCGGGCCCGATGTAACCGAGTCGTTCCTGAGCTTCGCCTTCGAGCTGCAAAAGCGCGCGCCGAACGCGCGGGTACTGCTGTCGGGTCGCACCCTGCCCAACGAGTACATCGCCCGCGTTGCCGGGCAGTTGCTGCACCAGCCGCGAGAATCGCCGGATGATCCCCTGCCGCTCGATCGCATCCCCGAGGCCAAGCGCCCGATCACCCTGGACGTGCTGGATGACGAATCTGCCCGGCGGCTGCTCGCCAACTCAATTGCGGCCTCGGGGATGGCAGCTCTTCCGGAGCGCGACCTCGACGATATCGTCCGCGTCGTGAGCCGCAACCCGATGTGCCTCAAGCTTGCCGCCCGCCTGCTGCGCGACGAGGGCGTCGATGCGCTCGCGAAGGACCGCGCGGCGCTGCTTACCAAGCTGCGCGCCGAGAAGATTCAGGCCCTGCTCTATGGGCGCATTCTGCTTCACCTGCACGCCGATGATGTGCGCAAGGTCGCCTATCCCGGTTTGGTCGTGCGCCGGATCGACGCGGCAGTTGTGGAGCAGGTCCTTGCCGAGCCCTGCGGCCTCGAATTCAAAGACGGGCTCACGCCCGCCTCAATCGTGAGCGACCTCGCCCAGGAGGCCGCGCTTGTCGAGGTCGATCCGATCGACGGCAGCCTGCGTCATCGACCCGATGTGCGCCGCGCCATGCTGGAGGACCTAACCGACCACGTCGAGGCATCCGTCGTCGAGACGATCGACAAGAACGCGGTGAAGCACTACGCGAAGCAGGATACGGATGACGTCATTGCCCGCGCCGAGGAAATCTATCACCGGCTGCGCCTGCGGCAAGCGTGGAGGACGATCTCCCCGCGCTGGACCGACCAAGCGGGCTCACGACTCAAAGGCGCGCTCGACGAGCTTGCAGCCGAGCAGCGGCTGTGGCTTGCAGAGCGCCTCGGAGTGACCCTCGACGCGCGCGCGCGGCAGTCGGCGGACCAGTCCGCCTGGGAGGCGCAGGTGGAGCGCTCGGCCAATCGATATCTGAAGGGCCAGGCGCCACTGGACGCCCTGAAGGTGCTTCAGGAGCGGTCCGCACGCCTGCCGAGGAGTGCCCTCTTCGGCATCGAGTCGGATGTGTACCGTTTCCTGAGCGAGCCGGACCGGGCGTTGGCCGTCGCCCGGCGTGGTGTCGAGTCCGCCACCGCCGACGGCGCGATCGATATGGCCTTGGAACTGCTGCTGCGCATGGTGGTCATCGACGAGGGTCGAGGGAGCCTGGCGGCGGCGGAAGCGACGCTGAAGGAGGCGAGGGCGGTGGCGGTTCACAGCAGCAGTCGGCTGCTGCGTTTCCGCGTCGCGGTCACCGCGCTGAGGCTGCATCGGCAGCTGCATCCCAAGGCGCGCGAAGAGCGCGCAGTGCTGCGCCGCGATGCCCGCGCCATGCTCGACAATGAGATGCTGCGCAGGCTGCGCGAGCGACCTGTGCTGCTGCGTGAGGCAGCCGCCGAACTCGCCAAGGACGAGCCCCGCCTGGCGGCCGCGGCGATCGAGATCCTGGGTATCGAGGTCGCATCCGACTCTCAGGCTGAATCGTTCGGACGCGCCATTGCCCACGCAGCGGCAGAAAAGAAGCTGCCGCAGGGGCAGACGCTCGACGACGCGCTGCAGGCGGTGAAGGAGTCGAACTTCGATCCCCGCGCGGTTCGGCAAGTGGCAACAGAGGTCCTCACCGGGCGCGACACCCGCAAGCTTGGTAGCGAGTTATCGAAGATCGAGGCCGGCCACGTGGTTCTGCGGGGGTTCCGGGATTACTTCCGTGCTGGAGTTGCGGACTCGCTGTCGATTGATCCATCGAAGCGACGATCGAGGTAA
- a CDS encoding DUF6868 family protein, with product MTTTGITDFLLWCVGINYGFLLLWFVGFALAHDWMYRLHSRWFRLSVETFDAIHYAGMAAYKLAILLLNLAPLLALYLSD from the coding sequence ATGACGACGACAGGCATCACGGATTTCCTGCTCTGGTGTGTCGGTATCAACTACGGATTTCTGCTTCTGTGGTTCGTGGGCTTCGCCTTGGCTCACGACTGGATGTATCGCCTGCACAGCCGATGGTTCAGGCTCTCGGTCGAGACCTTCGACGCGATCCATTATGCGGGTATGGCCGCCTACAAGCTTGCCATCCTGCTGCTGAACCTGGCGCCGCTTCTCGCGCTCTACCTGTCGGACTGA
- a CDS encoding WGR domain-containing protein translates to MVARLGMPVVSQQGQRWINPEKARYYRVVLEKDLFGTWSLIACWGALHSRRGGMRVTALTSLDAGVAALEGIAKRRQQRGYVPVTPPPDPSAC, encoded by the coding sequence ATGGTGGCACGTCTTGGGATGCCTGTGGTCTCGCAACAGGGGCAGCGCTGGATCAATCCCGAAAAGGCCCGCTATTACCGGGTCGTCCTGGAAAAGGACCTGTTCGGTACCTGGAGCCTGATCGCCTGCTGGGGTGCATTGCACTCGCGGCGCGGCGGGATGCGGGTCACCGCGCTGACATCGCTCGATGCCGGGGTCGCGGCGCTGGAAGGGATCGCCAAGCGACGGCAGCAGCGGGGATATGTGCCGGTGACCCCGCCGCCCGACCCCTCGGCGTGTTGA
- a CDS encoding JAB domain-containing protein encodes MKKPQLSLPLEPDHMRRANLPESDRELVANAIRCLEQKYLVKQDCLTNPEATRNFLKLRLYGLHYEVFACLYLDNRHRVIRYEELFRGTIDGASVHPREVLRKVVETGAAAVIFAHNHPSGVPEPSQADLRLTQRLREGLSLFDVRVIDHMIVGDGEAVSMAERGVL; translated from the coding sequence ATGAAGAAACCCCAGCTGTCACTCCCCCTGGAACCCGACCACATGCGCCGGGCCAACCTGCCGGAAAGCGATCGGGAGCTGGTGGCCAACGCCATCCGCTGCCTGGAGCAGAAGTACCTGGTCAAGCAGGACTGCCTGACCAACCCGGAGGCCACGCGCAACTTCCTCAAGCTGCGCCTCTACGGGCTGCACTACGAGGTGTTCGCCTGCCTGTATCTGGACAACCGCCATCGCGTCATCCGCTACGAGGAGTTGTTCCGCGGCACCATCGACGGGGCCAGCGTGCATCCCAGAGAGGTTCTGCGCAAGGTGGTGGAGACCGGTGCGGCGGCGGTCATCTTCGCCCACAACCACCCTTCGGGTGTTCCGGAGCCCTCCCAAGCCGATCTGCGCCTCACCCAGCGACTGCGCGAAGGCCTCTCGCTGTTCGACGTGCGGGTGATCGATCACATGATCGTCGGCGACGGCGAGGCCGTCTCCATGGCCGAGCGCGGCGTGCTCTGA
- a CDS encoding histidine kinase — protein sequence MTETTMLDWFDAGSRVLEGARTPDLFPPLDDAHAQRAWLAGFAGAWAERNGEEAAEDALVAALEGRPALLRQLWERGPGKITRNWS from the coding sequence ATGACCGAGACGACAATGCTTGATTGGTTCGACGCCGGCAGTCGCGTCCTCGAGGGCGCTCGCACACCCGACCTGTTCCCGCCGCTCGACGACGCGCACGCCCAGCGCGCATGGCTCGCTGGGTTCGCGGGCGCCTGGGCGGAACGCAACGGCGAGGAGGCTGCCGAGGATGCCCTCGTCGCAGCGCTGGAGGGGCGCCCTGCCCTGCTGAGACAGCTTTGGGAGCGAGGTCCGGGAAAGATCACGCGCAACTGGTCATGA
- a CDS encoding N-6 DNA methylase, whose product MSTPHPARALAGLIETLARRGDHRPDEWLRFLTMDVLAGFGERLETPWDERRHAALFELSGLYGRLVAENPWRDILGAVYMELSAHGQRKWMGQYFTPQSVADFMAEINTMDMDPSAHPKDRFITILEPTSGAGILLLSVCKTIAMKHGAEALRRLSLTAIDLDPLCARMTACQLLANAALHGPLGEILVYRGNALGNPADLEVVTHRLAAPRRVGGQPEPVPEVLPARAPQRLAAVTAATESRQLSLFDDAALPPLQRTA is encoded by the coding sequence ATGTCCACACCCCACCCCGCCCGCGCGCTTGCGGGCCTGATCGAAACCCTCGCGCGTCGCGGCGACCATCGCCCCGACGAATGGCTGCGCTTCCTGACCATGGATGTCCTCGCCGGCTTCGGCGAGCGACTCGAAACCCCCTGGGACGAGCGGCGTCACGCGGCGCTGTTCGAGCTCTCCGGCCTCTACGGACGGCTCGTCGCCGAGAATCCCTGGCGCGACATCCTGGGCGCCGTCTACATGGAGCTGAGCGCACACGGTCAACGCAAATGGATGGGGCAGTACTTCACGCCCCAATCGGTCGCGGATTTCATGGCCGAGATCAACACCATGGATATGGATCCGTCGGCGCATCCGAAGGACCGCTTCATCACGATCCTGGAGCCGACCAGCGGTGCGGGAATCCTGCTGCTGTCGGTCTGCAAGACCATCGCGATGAAACACGGTGCCGAGGCGCTGCGGCGTCTGTCGCTCACGGCGATCGATCTGGATCCGCTGTGCGCGCGCATGACCGCCTGCCAGCTGCTCGCCAATGCGGCCCTGCATGGACCGCTCGGGGAGATCCTGGTCTACCGCGGCAACGCGCTCGGCAACCCGGCCGATCTGGAGGTGGTGACGCATCGCCTCGCCGCACCCCGACGCGTCGGCGGCCAACCCGAGCCGGTCCCCGAGGTCCTCCCGGCCCGCGCACCACAACGCCTCGCGGCCGTCACGGCGGCTACCGAGAGCCGTCAGTTGAGCCTCTTCGACGACGCGGCGCTGCCGCCGCTGCAACGCACGGCCTAA
- a CDS encoding DUF3150 domain-containing protein, producing MHTITHVTDRFTLVMLNVAIWSGRKKLRAEDLKLGTEVPPEELVSLGSKRVCDPEPLRIFHSIKKGAERTCLQVGTRFLGGFAVPHAQAESIAESLAALKVEFDAETRSFLAGYDRALEEWISNLPAWEEPIRRAIEPAEVVGTRLRFGYQIVRIAPAEQPGTLEEEVQGLGDGIFAEVEQMARELEGSFEGKEKLHRRALGTFRRIREKLACLSFVDRRIQPVVDTLDQWFARLPTDRPIEGPIFNEGMGLALLLSDAERMARHGAGQWAVQQDGVPNDSDSDMESDATPTEVTPLPLAVQSAMDFEAEMDALFGDGPVEADIDVQDDPPQPAFARPVEETVADVEGFFF from the coding sequence ATGCACACGATCACCCACGTCACCGACCGGTTCACCCTGGTCATGTTGAACGTCGCCATCTGGTCCGGACGCAAGAAACTGCGCGCCGAGGACCTGAAGCTCGGCACCGAAGTCCCGCCCGAGGAGTTGGTCTCCCTGGGCTCGAAAAGGGTCTGCGACCCCGAGCCGTTGAGGATCTTTCACAGCATCAAGAAGGGTGCGGAGCGCACCTGTCTGCAGGTCGGAACCCGCTTTCTCGGCGGGTTTGCCGTGCCGCATGCCCAAGCCGAGTCGATCGCCGAGAGCTTGGCGGCGCTGAAGGTGGAGTTCGACGCCGAAACACGGTCCTTCCTGGCCGGCTACGACCGGGCGTTGGAGGAGTGGATCTCCAATCTGCCCGCCTGGGAGGAACCGATCCGCCGGGCCATCGAGCCGGCGGAGGTCGTCGGCACGCGTCTGCGCTTCGGCTACCAGATCGTGCGGATCGCCCCGGCGGAGCAACCGGGGACGCTCGAGGAGGAGGTCCAGGGGCTCGGCGACGGCATCTTCGCCGAAGTCGAGCAGATGGCCCGCGAGCTCGAAGGCAGCTTCGAGGGCAAGGAGAAGCTGCATCGCCGTGCGCTCGGCACCTTCCGACGCATCCGCGAGAAGCTCGCCTGCCTGTCCTTCGTGGACCGGCGGATCCAGCCGGTGGTGGACACCCTCGATCAGTGGTTCGCCCGCCTGCCGACGGACCGCCCGATCGAAGGCCCGATCTTCAACGAAGGCATGGGGCTCGCGCTGCTGCTGTCGGACGCCGAGCGCATGGCACGCCACGGGGCGGGCCAGTGGGCGGTGCAGCAGGACGGCGTGCCGAACGACAGCGACAGCGACATGGAATCGGACGCCACGCCGACCGAGGTGACGCCGTTGCCGCTCGCCGTGCAGTCCGCGATGGACTTCGAGGCCGAGATGGACGCCTTGTTCGGCGATGGGCCGGTCGAGGCCGACATCGACGTGCAGGACGACCCACCGCAGCCCGCGTTCGCCAGGCCCGTCGAGGAGACGGTCGCGGACGTCGAGGGCTTCTTCTTCTGA
- a CDS encoding DUF7146 domain-containing protein yields MNHSRRPMTIDAQTVREHARGRWIGILGRLAPTLEPALARPGRHVPCPVHGGSDGFRVFRDVEETGGGICNSCGPRRDGFALLMWANAWGFRETLEAVARDLGLDTGYPRAIAARPRPVVVAGTDQDPTMAEAALRRVWSQTLDPDDRRALPLRRYLSRRGIDAEPDPRVIRFHPELVYYEDKTRVGTFPALVAKVSDADGRPVSLHRIYLDRAGHKAPVAHPKKMMPAIGTLCGGALRLYTAGATLGITEGIETALVIRQRTAMPVWAGISATLLQRFVPPPGVELVVIWADLDRSGTGEQAALALRERLVSRGIRVALHLPKGPIPEGSKSLDWCDLWRLDLRAVA; encoded by the coding sequence ATGAACCACTCAAGACGACCGATGACCATCGACGCACAGACCGTCCGCGAGCACGCCCGCGGACGTTGGATCGGCATTCTCGGTCGGCTCGCGCCGACCCTGGAGCCCGCCCTGGCACGGCCTGGTCGCCACGTGCCCTGCCCTGTCCATGGCGGATCGGACGGGTTCCGGGTCTTCCGGGACGTGGAGGAGACCGGCGGCGGGATCTGCAACAGCTGCGGCCCCCGGCGCGACGGCTTCGCGTTGCTGATGTGGGCCAACGCTTGGGGCTTTCGCGAGACCCTGGAGGCGGTCGCCCGTGATCTGGGGCTCGACACGGGATACCCGCGGGCGATCGCGGCGCGACCGAGACCCGTCGTCGTCGCAGGAACCGACCAAGACCCGACCATGGCCGAGGCAGCCCTGCGGCGCGTCTGGTCCCAGACCCTGGACCCGGACGACCGACGGGCACTCCCGCTGCGGCGGTATCTGTCCCGTCGCGGGATCGATGCCGAACCCGACCCCCGCGTCATCCGGTTTCATCCGGAGCTCGTCTACTACGAGGACAAGACGCGCGTCGGCACCTTCCCCGCGCTTGTGGCCAAGGTATCGGATGCCGACGGTCGACCGGTATCGCTGCACCGGATCTACCTCGATCGCGCGGGACACAAGGCCCCGGTCGCGCATCCGAAGAAGATGATGCCGGCGATCGGCACGCTCTGCGGGGGAGCCCTGCGGCTCTACACGGCCGGTGCGACCCTCGGGATCACCGAAGGAATCGAGACCGCGTTGGTGATCCGCCAGCGCACCGCGATGCCGGTCTGGGCCGGGATCTCCGCGACCCTCCTGCAGCGTTTCGTGCCGCCGCCCGGGGTCGAACTGGTCGTGATCTGGGCCGACCTGGATCGCTCGGGGACCGGGGAGCAGGCTGCCCTCGCGCTGCGCGAGCGACTTGTCTCCCGAGGCATCCGGGTAGCGCTGCATCTACCGAAAGGGCCGATCCCGGAAGGGAGCAAAAGTCTCGACTGGTGCGACCTGTGGCGGCTGGACCTGCGCGCCGTGGCCTGA
- a CDS encoding VWA domain-containing protein produces MTPKTLTDALPIVAAAYGRKFGIPVRIGGTQACTDGGVIVIPAIGTDPRARTLAWGYLAHEAAHVRYTDFALPRAHTPLERFIQGVIEDIRIEAELIAVYPGTRRTLDAVVAALVADGSLSAVSETESPSDILGNGFLALARHRYRKQDALASHAKEADRVMRAVFQPRFVHRLQGLMSEIPRLASTAASIDLARRIVGLIDEESQEPPPPAPIQPTSPSDGDSDTDSDAGSATSERGDDAEQDDAGDGGSENGASADDGGANRAEEDERGQDGRSADSGTGSSEQSLNQGRETEQTTDPDGTTAGNDARRTLQQALSATDADLPEDLFASVAQALNGQTRDPATLLPAAETYFGDLRSGRMALDRVKGQSAKLAARLQGLIETRTLERSRAGRRGRALSPSHLHRAGVGDPRVFRIREQAIAPNTALHLLVDLSSSMRAGRDAIALDAAAALALALEPVKGVSRAVTAFPSLQGHDDKVTRILAHGERTASRVGAFVQRGRGGTPMTGALWFAAADLLARRETRKVIITLTDGQPDDVCTAAELIERAGAAGIEMIGVGIAVDVGRLFPIAVRIDAVADLKTALFGIAEQLLLT; encoded by the coding sequence ATGACACCCAAGACCTTGACCGACGCACTGCCGATCGTCGCCGCCGCCTACGGGCGCAAATTCGGCATCCCCGTGCGGATCGGCGGCACGCAGGCCTGCACCGACGGCGGCGTAATCGTCATTCCCGCGATCGGGACCGACCCGAGGGCTCGGACGCTGGCGTGGGGCTATCTGGCCCACGAAGCGGCCCATGTCCGCTACACCGACTTCGCCCTGCCGAGGGCGCACACGCCGCTGGAGCGGTTCATCCAAGGGGTCATCGAAGACATCCGGATCGAGGCCGAGCTGATCGCCGTCTATCCGGGCACCCGCAGGACGCTGGATGCGGTCGTGGCCGCTCTGGTGGCCGACGGCTCGCTGTCGGCGGTGAGCGAGACCGAAAGCCCGTCCGACATCCTCGGCAACGGGTTCCTCGCCCTGGCCCGGCATCGCTATCGCAAGCAGGACGCGCTGGCGAGTCATGCAAAGGAGGCCGATCGCGTCATGCGGGCGGTCTTCCAACCGCGCTTCGTGCATCGGCTGCAGGGACTCATGTCCGAGATCCCGAGGCTCGCGAGCACGGCGGCATCGATCGACCTCGCCCGGCGGATCGTCGGGTTGATCGATGAGGAATCGCAAGAGCCGCCGCCTCCGGCGCCGATCCAGCCCACTTCGCCGTCCGACGGGGATAGCGATACGGACTCGGATGCGGGCTCCGCGACGAGTGAACGCGGAGACGACGCCGAACAGGATGATGCCGGAGACGGAGGATCCGAGAACGGCGCATCCGCAGACGATGGAGGAGCGAATCGGGCCGAGGAGGACGAAAGGGGCCAGGACGGTCGAAGTGCGGACTCCGGGACAGGCTCGTCCGAACAGAGCTTGAACCAGGGTCGAGAGACCGAACAGACCACCGACCCCGACGGCACCACGGCAGGCAACGACGCCCGCCGCACACTGCAACAAGCGCTCTCCGCTACCGACGCCGACCTCCCGGAGGATCTCTTTGCCTCGGTCGCCCAAGCCCTGAACGGGCAAACCCGCGATCCGGCGACGCTGCTTCCCGCAGCGGAGACGTATTTCGGGGACCTCCGATCGGGGCGGATGGCCCTAGACCGCGTCAAGGGACAGTCGGCAAAGCTTGCGGCGCGTCTGCAGGGCTTGATCGAGACCCGAACCCTGGAACGCTCCCGAGCGGGTCGACGTGGACGGGCGTTGAGCCCGAGCCACCTGCACCGCGCCGGTGTCGGCGACCCGCGGGTGTTCCGGATCCGCGAGCAGGCGATCGCGCCGAATACGGCGCTTCACCTGTTGGTCGATCTGTCCTCGTCCATGCGTGCAGGCCGAGATGCGATCGCGTTGGATGCGGCCGCAGCCCTGGCGCTGGCCCTGGAGCCGGTCAAGGGCGTCTCGCGCGCGGTGACGGCGTTTCCGAGCCTGCAGGGTCACGACGACAAAGTGACCCGGATCCTGGCGCACGGCGAGCGGACGGCGTCCCGCGTCGGGGCGTTCGTCCAACGCGGTCGCGGCGGGACGCCGATGACCGGGGCGCTGTGGTTCGCCGCGGCGGATCTGCTGGCCCGTCGCGAGACGCGCAAGGTGATCATCACCCTCACCGACGGACAACCCGACGATGTGTGCACCGCCGCCGAGCTGATCGAGCGCGCCGGCGCGGCCGGCATCGAGATGATCGGCGTGGGCATCGCCGTGGACGTCGGGCGTCTGTTCCCGATCGCCGTACGGATCGACGCCGTCGCGGACCTGAAGACCGCGTTGTTCGGGATTGCCGAGCAGCTTCTCCTGACCTGA
- a CDS encoding trypsin-like serine peptidase: protein MALKSVDSPEPLGPFESNRETATSKPRDVIGGTVGEADAAPSRASKRFLVRGTRGEPLRKPASVFESLLTDVDRRKQILETELTPWRMICALEITSQNGSTYTGTGWFAAPRTVITAGHCVFDPVELGGWAKSIKVIPGRDDDDEPFGSAKSARFSTTDTWLATQAEAPDFDYAAIHLDADLGSKVGTFGIGVLPDAELSSRLVNVSGYPVSPGNGRQQYFHANRVKAVTPRRVFYDVDTIGGQSGSPVWAYLDGNSEVPTVVAIHAYGVGGVPANLHVVANSGPRILPDVMDVLKGWIKRGTP from the coding sequence ATGGCACTGAAATCAGTCGACAGCCCAGAACCACTGGGACCCTTCGAGAGCAACAGAGAGACGGCCACATCGAAGCCGCGCGACGTGATCGGCGGTACTGTAGGGGAGGCCGACGCCGCGCCGTCCCGAGCGTCGAAGCGCTTCCTGGTGCGCGGTACTCGTGGCGAGCCGTTGCGCAAGCCCGCGTCGGTGTTTGAGAGCCTCCTGACCGACGTCGATCGCAGAAAACAGATCCTCGAGACAGAACTCACGCCTTGGCGGATGATCTGCGCGCTTGAGATCACCAGCCAGAATGGGTCAACCTACACCGGCACCGGTTGGTTCGCCGCGCCGCGCACGGTCATTACTGCGGGCCACTGTGTGTTCGATCCTGTCGAGCTTGGCGGCTGGGCGAAGTCGATCAAGGTCATCCCGGGCCGCGACGACGACGATGAACCTTTCGGTTCGGCGAAATCAGCAAGGTTCTCGACCACGGACACGTGGCTCGCAACTCAGGCCGAGGCCCCCGACTTCGATTATGCCGCGATCCACCTCGATGCCGACCTCGGCTCTAAAGTGGGCACATTCGGGATCGGCGTGCTTCCTGACGCCGAACTCAGCAGTCGCCTCGTGAATGTGAGCGGCTACCCGGTGAGTCCGGGAAACGGCCGACAGCAATACTTCCACGCAAACCGCGTAAAGGCCGTCACCCCGCGACGCGTGTTCTACGACGTCGACACGATCGGCGGGCAGAGCGGCTCCCCTGTGTGGGCGTATCTCGACGGCAACTCGGAGGTACCGACAGTGGTGGCGATCCATGCCTACGGTGTCGGCGGCGTGCCGGCCAACCTCCATGTCGTCGCCAACTCAGGCCCGCGCATCCTGCCGGACGTCATGGATGTGCTCAAGGGTTGGATCAAGAGGGGGACGCCGTAA